Proteins from one Nitrospirota bacterium genomic window:
- the istA gene encoding IS21 family transposase yields MEESLQSRSRHLYQVEGLSLRQVGKTLGISRKKVTRLIRQDGLQRKSAEGVIAPYERLIQQWYKEYPSLKAVQVLERLKSYGYKGGYTAVTEYTLQFRKRRKGISYHALEFLPGEEAQVDWMQRTMPFGVVYGFVYILSYSRYLYCRFYLRSSLEFFLDGHIEALKEIGGIVSRHTYDNLKSVVINRKPEITYNARFLDFARHYGFSIRACNPGKPNEKGRVERVIRDIESFLAVNTFSDIADLNKRLGQWRVQRNNRIHRSLGITPSEALKQEKLRALPQIHYLAYRHEPAAISKTCFVEFDTNRYSVPSEYSDMPCNIFAYTHQIEILVNGRKIATHNRVFDRRQKIEHPSHRQRLLDKTPHFKYQRILQLLRSMDKNLEHFIKRAEQEGQDPLSVSYELFKLLKGIARETLISAVKAAISIGTYRVTYIQGLLSPAGNQDNPVHPQNHGLLHITYEGRQLSDYDELI; encoded by the coding sequence ATGGAAGAATCGCTTCAAAGTCGATCTCGGCACCTCTATCAGGTCGAAGGACTGAGCCTGAGGCAGGTAGGAAAGACCCTCGGCATATCCAGGAAGAAAGTGACCCGGCTCATTCGGCAGGATGGTCTGCAAAGAAAGTCTGCGGAAGGGGTAATAGCTCCCTATGAACGGCTGATACAGCAATGGTACAAGGAATACCCGTCTCTTAAAGCCGTCCAGGTACTGGAACGATTGAAGAGCTACGGCTATAAGGGCGGTTATACTGCTGTAACCGAATATACGCTTCAGTTCCGAAAGAGGCGCAAGGGCATCTCTTATCATGCTCTGGAGTTTCTGCCCGGCGAGGAAGCGCAAGTGGACTGGATGCAGAGGACCATGCCTTTCGGCGTCGTTTACGGCTTTGTTTACATACTGTCTTATTCACGATATCTTTATTGCCGCTTCTATCTGAGGAGTTCTCTGGAGTTCTTTCTTGACGGTCATATAGAAGCCCTTAAGGAAATCGGCGGCATCGTGAGCAGGCATACTTACGATAATCTCAAATCCGTGGTCATAAACAGAAAGCCGGAGATCACTTACAATGCGAGATTCCTGGACTTTGCCAGGCACTACGGCTTCTCGATCCGCGCCTGCAACCCCGGCAAGCCTAATGAAAAAGGCAGGGTCGAGAGAGTAATCAGGGACATCGAAAGCTTTCTTGCCGTCAACACCTTCAGCGATATCGCCGACCTCAACAAAAGATTAGGACAGTGGCGGGTACAGAGAAATAACAGGATTCACCGGTCATTGGGGATAACGCCCTCTGAGGCATTGAAACAGGAGAAGCTCAGAGCGCTTCCGCAAATCCACTACCTGGCTTACCGGCATGAGCCGGCAGCCATCAGCAAGACATGCTTTGTAGAGTTCGACACAAACCGCTACTCGGTACCGTCAGAGTACAGCGACATGCCGTGTAATATCTTTGCCTATACCCACCAGATAGAGATCCTGGTGAATGGAAGGAAGATAGCGACCCACAACCGGGTGTTCGACAGGAGACAAAAGATAGAACATCCTTCCCACCGTCAGAGGCTTCTCGATAAAACGCCCCACTTCAAGTACCAGAGGATATTACAGCTTCTCAGGTCCATGGACAAAAACTTAGAGCACTTCATAAAGCGGGCCGAACAGGAGGGACAGGATCCTCTTTCGGTCTCATATGAACTGTTCAAGCTTCTTAAAGGCATAGCCAGGGAGACACTCATATCGGCGGTTAAGGCGGCAATCAGCATAGGCACCTACAGGGTGACATACATCCAGGGACTTCTGAGTCCTGCCGGAAACCAGGATAATCCCGTCCATCCGCAGAATCACGGGCTGCTGCACATTACCTACGAAGGGAGGCAATTGAGCGATTATGATGAACTTATATGA
- a CDS encoding ATP-binding protein, which translates to MMNLYELWRHFRLLADPDTLSKEQKEFMLKFLTEEYHRKEQKRIQYLMNMSGIKRPKVFDDFDWKYNPKIPRDKIFEYMNTQWLQKPSNLVLIGPAGVGKTHVATALCHDALNKGHQTVFLTLFDLTAKMAKAKSIYSFIEYHSRAAVWCLDEIGYVIPSKEQADCIFQIISKRAEVGTTIVTTNLVPSNWGKVFDTVTASAILDRLSMNGRFITFEGRSYRSRQ; encoded by the coding sequence ATGATGAACTTATATGAGCTGTGGCGGCACTTCAGGCTCCTTGCGGACCCCGACACTCTCTCAAAAGAGCAAAAGGAGTTCATGCTGAAGTTCCTGACCGAGGAGTATCACCGAAAGGAGCAAAAAAGAATCCAGTACCTCATGAATATGTCCGGAATCAAGAGGCCAAAGGTCTTTGACGACTTCGACTGGAAGTATAATCCCAAGATACCGAGGGACAAGATATTTGAATATATGAACACCCAGTGGCTACAGAAACCCAGTAACCTCGTCCTCATCGGCCCTGCCGGTGTAGGGAAAACCCACGTCGCAACCGCACTGTGCCATGACGCCCTTAACAAAGGCCATCAAACCGTCTTTCTTACCCTCTTTGACCTGACCGCTAAAATGGCGAAGGCCAAGAGCATCTATAGCTTCATCGAATACCATTCAAGGGCGGCAGTCTGGTGTCTGGATGAGATCGGCTATGTGATCCCATCCAAAGAACAGGCAGACTGCATCTTTCAGATAATCTCGAAAAGGGCTGAAGTGGGAACGACTATCGTTACTACAAACCTCGTGCCGTCCAACTGGGGAAAGGTGTTCGATACTGTTACCGCGTCGGCGATTCTGGATCGCCTGAGCATGAATGGAAGGTTCATCACCTTCGAAGGGAGGTCCTATAGAAGCAGACAATAG